Proteins found in one Arthrobacter pascens genomic segment:
- a CDS encoding MBL fold metallo-hydrolase: MKLTKYTHACVRLEKEGRILVLDPGTFSETKEALNGAQAVLITHEHGDHIDVPAMVNALREMDGLAVFAPAGVAGHLRGEAPEAAARIHSVEPGTSFEAAGFSVRSFGGQHALIHPQVPVVANIGYLVDENVYHPGDSFIIPDGISVRTLLVPIHAPWNKASEVVDFVIGVRAPRAFQIHDGLLNEMGLKMVESHVTRLGGKYGVGFTHLSTGDTVEV; the protein is encoded by the coding sequence ATGAAGCTGACAAAGTACACGCACGCCTGCGTCCGGCTCGAGAAGGAAGGCCGGATCCTGGTGCTGGACCCTGGAACGTTCTCTGAGACGAAGGAAGCGCTGAACGGCGCGCAGGCCGTGCTCATCACTCACGAGCACGGTGACCACATAGACGTTCCCGCCATGGTGAATGCCTTGCGCGAGATGGACGGCCTGGCGGTGTTCGCGCCCGCCGGGGTGGCCGGACACCTGCGCGGGGAGGCACCGGAGGCGGCAGCCAGGATCCACAGCGTTGAGCCGGGCACCTCCTTTGAGGCAGCCGGGTTCAGTGTCCGCAGCTTCGGCGGACAGCACGCCCTTATCCACCCGCAGGTCCCCGTGGTCGCGAACATTGGCTACCTGGTGGACGAGAACGTCTACCACCCGGGAGACTCGTTTATTATCCCGGACGGTATCAGCGTCCGGACCTTGCTGGTTCCTATCCACGCCCCGTGGAACAAGGCCAGCGAGGTGGTGGACTTTGTGATCGGCGTCCGGGCTCCGCGGGCTTTCCAGATCCATGACGGGCTGTTGAACGAGATGGGACTGAAGATGGTTGAATCCCACGTGACCCGCCTCGGTGGCAAGTACGGCGTCGGGTTCACGCACCTGTCCACTGGCGACACAGTGGAGGTATAG
- a CDS encoding metal ABC transporter solute-binding protein, Zn/Mn family, which yields MRRPAAVRTSLAALAGLSLLLTACGPAGNASSPSSPSSEGKLDVVASTNVYGDIARAVGGDSVNVTAIINKTSQDPHSYEATSQDRLVISKADVVIENGGGYDGFIHTMADDSGIPHNNILSAVEVSGLAPEEEPAGSTAAATEPADEHGHAHEHGAFNEHVWYSFDAMGRLADDLAAKLGELEPGSAQTFTSNAKTFKSGLEGLTGKLAALKASAGGSPVAVTEPVPLYLLEAAGLENKTPADYSAAIEEGTDVPPAVLKAATDLAGSKDLRFLAYNEQTEGPQTEALKKAAETAGVPVVDFSETLPEGKTYLQWMTDNVDNISKALEKNS from the coding sequence GTGCGCCGTCCTGCCGCCGTCCGTACATCCTTGGCCGCCCTCGCGGGCCTGAGCCTGCTGCTGACCGCCTGCGGTCCGGCAGGAAACGCTTCGTCCCCGTCGTCACCTTCTTCTGAGGGAAAGCTCGACGTCGTGGCTTCCACCAACGTTTATGGCGACATCGCCCGCGCCGTCGGCGGGGACAGCGTCAACGTCACGGCCATCATCAACAAGACCAGCCAGGACCCGCACTCCTACGAGGCCACGTCCCAGGACCGGCTGGTCATCTCCAAGGCCGACGTGGTGATCGAGAACGGGGGCGGCTATGACGGGTTCATCCACACGATGGCCGATGACAGCGGCATCCCCCACAACAACATTCTCAGCGCCGTGGAAGTGTCCGGCCTGGCGCCGGAGGAAGAACCTGCAGGTTCCACGGCGGCGGCCACCGAACCGGCTGATGAGCACGGTCACGCACACGAGCACGGCGCCTTCAACGAGCACGTGTGGTACAGCTTTGATGCAATGGGCCGGCTGGCAGACGATCTGGCCGCCAAACTCGGTGAGCTCGAGCCTGGATCCGCACAGACATTCACGTCGAATGCCAAAACCTTCAAGTCCGGGCTGGAGGGCCTGACCGGCAAGCTTGCTGCCCTCAAGGCAAGCGCGGGCGGATCTCCGGTGGCCGTCACGGAACCCGTGCCGCTCTACCTGCTTGAGGCGGCCGGGCTGGAGAACAAGACCCCCGCGGATTACAGCGCCGCGATTGAGGAAGGCACCGATGTCCCGCCTGCGGTGCTGAAGGCCGCAACGGATCTGGCCGGATCCAAGGACCTCAGGTTCCTTGCCTACAACGAGCAAACCGAGGGCCCCCAGACGGAAGCGCTTAAAAAAGCAGCGGAAACTGCGGGCGTTCCCGTGGTCGATTTCAGCGAAACACTACCCGAAGGCAAGACGTACCTGCAGTGGATGACGGACAATGTGGACAACATCAGCAAAGCTTTGGAGAAAAATAGTTGA
- a CDS encoding GDSL-type esterase/lipase family protein, which translates to MEDRKLRIAAVGDELLAGLGDPRALGWLGRVLARTPQDGMAMESYALPCPQEGTEGLAARWLEEASRRFSDQHENRLVIGLSGRDIEFGLSTARSRLNLANILDSASQNRIEVFVVGPPPTLDPAQNRRLGELNTAFADVTTRRKHLYVDTFSPLLNHEQWRQDLAANSGTPGQSGYGLMAWLVLHRGWFQWLGMDSPE; encoded by the coding sequence GTGGAAGACAGGAAGCTGCGCATCGCAGCTGTTGGAGATGAACTGCTGGCCGGGCTGGGAGATCCCAGGGCGCTCGGCTGGCTGGGCCGCGTACTGGCCCGCACTCCGCAGGACGGCATGGCCATGGAAAGTTATGCCCTCCCCTGTCCGCAGGAAGGAACAGAAGGGTTGGCCGCGCGCTGGCTGGAGGAAGCAAGCAGACGGTTCAGCGACCAACACGAAAACCGCCTCGTGATCGGCCTCTCCGGCCGGGATATCGAATTCGGGCTCTCCACGGCACGCAGCCGCCTGAACCTGGCCAATATTCTCGATTCCGCTTCGCAGAACAGGATCGAAGTGTTTGTCGTGGGCCCGCCGCCCACGCTCGACCCCGCCCAGAACCGCCGGCTCGGAGAGCTGAACACCGCTTTTGCGGACGTCACGACGCGGCGTAAACACCTCTACGTGGACACGTTCTCCCCCCTCCTGAACCACGAGCAGTGGCGGCAGGACCTGGCCGCCAACAGCGGAACCCCTGGGCAGTCCGGTTATGGCCTGATGGCCTGGCTGGTCCTTCACCGGGGCTGGTTCCAGTGGCTGGGGATGGATTCACCCGAGTAG
- a CDS encoding multifunctional oxoglutarate decarboxylase/oxoglutarate dehydrogenase thiamine pyrophosphate-binding subunit/dihydrolipoyllysine-residue succinyltransferase subunit yields the protein MPEQPSHRLPEEFGGNEWLVDELYEQYQKDKNAVDAKWWPLFESFDSGSGSSSNGNSALAVAHPATREMPAVAPQAPAPAAPATSPAAQPAAPAASAPAPAPAPAKKAPATIARDGAKKPDSGTGSQPIPAQLPKNVKAPTAPEEDVVSVLRGPAKAIASNMVTSLEVPTATSVRAIPAKLLIDNRVVINSNLARARGGKVSFTHLIGYAVIRALSQFPSMNVYYDEVDGKPVAVQPAHVNFGIAIDMPKPDGTRLLMVPNIKKAETLNFSEFWHTYEDLIKRARAGKLTADDHSGTTVSLTNPGGIGTVHSVPRLSKGQAAIIGVGALDYPAEFQGASEKIIAHNAISKVLTLTSTYDHRVIQGAGSGEFLKLVHQLLLGAQNFYDEIFEALRIPYEPVRWSPDLQVDPADQINKVARIQQLIHSYRVRGHLMADTDPLEYVQRKHPDLDVLTYGLTLWDLDREWPTGGFGGKPMLKFRDILGVLRDAYCRTTGIEYMHIQEPEERKWFQDQLEHAYSKPSREEQLRIVSKLNAAEAFETFLQTKFVGQKRFSLEGGESLIPLLDAIISDAADDGLDEVAIGMAHRGRLNVLTNIAGKTYAQVFREFEGTQDPRSVQGSGDVKYHLGTEGTFTSDNGKETKVYLAANPSHLEAVDSVLEGIVRAKQDRLDQGEAFPVLPIMVHGDAAFAGQGVVAETLNLSQLRGYRTGGTIHVVVNNQVGFTTAPSSSRSSTYSTDVAKMIQAPVFHVNGDDPEAVVRIGQLAYEFRQRFHKDVVIDMVCYRRRGHNEGDDPSMTQPLMYNLIEAKRSVRKLYTESLIGRGDITEDEAEQLLRDYQERLERVFAETHAAQTSPIPIVTADSAAVSDIERPIAQQSDSGTNAPASTAISPETLARIGKAHVEIPEGFTVHAKLKQLLEKREQMSREGGIDWGFGEIAAFGSLIMEGVPVRLAGQDSRRGTFVQRHAVFHDRANGNEWLPLGHLSDNQAKLWIYDSLLSEYAAMGFEYGYSVERPDALVLWEAQFGDFVNGAQTIIDEFISSAEQKWGQRSSLVLMLPHGYEGQGPDHSSARIERFLQMCAEENMIVANPTTAASHFHLLRRQAYSRPRKPLIIFTPKQLLRLKGAASSVEDFTTGSFRTVIGDHEQLAADAVERVLLVSGRLYYDLLSTRQKTDDKTTAIVRVEQLYPLPHAEIAAELAKYPNAEVVWAQDEPANQGPWPFMGLNLPGALDRAVRLVSRPASASTAAGSMKRHAAEQDSLLKQAFARK from the coding sequence GTGCCAGAGCAGCCTAGCCACCGTCTACCAGAGGAATTTGGCGGAAACGAGTGGCTCGTTGACGAACTGTACGAGCAGTATCAAAAGGACAAGAACGCGGTGGATGCCAAATGGTGGCCCCTGTTCGAATCCTTCGACTCGGGCAGCGGTTCATCTTCCAACGGAAATTCGGCCCTCGCCGTAGCCCACCCCGCAACCCGTGAAATGCCTGCCGTAGCCCCTCAGGCTCCGGCCCCTGCTGCTCCGGCAACGTCGCCGGCAGCCCAGCCCGCGGCCCCCGCCGCTTCGGCACCCGCCCCGGCGCCGGCGCCGGCAAAGAAGGCTCCGGCAACGATCGCCCGCGACGGTGCGAAGAAGCCCGACTCCGGCACCGGATCGCAGCCTATCCCCGCGCAGCTCCCCAAGAACGTTAAGGCACCGACGGCGCCAGAAGAGGACGTCGTCTCGGTACTGCGCGGTCCGGCCAAGGCCATTGCGTCGAACATGGTCACCAGCCTTGAGGTCCCCACGGCCACCAGCGTCCGGGCCATTCCGGCCAAGCTGCTGATCGACAACCGCGTTGTCATCAACTCCAACCTGGCCCGTGCACGCGGCGGCAAGGTTTCCTTCACCCACCTGATCGGCTACGCCGTCATCCGGGCCTTGTCGCAGTTCCCCTCCATGAACGTCTACTACGACGAAGTGGACGGAAAGCCTGTTGCAGTCCAGCCGGCCCACGTCAACTTCGGCATCGCCATCGACATGCCCAAGCCTGACGGCACCCGTTTGCTCATGGTGCCGAACATCAAGAAGGCGGAGACCCTCAACTTCTCCGAGTTCTGGCACACGTATGAAGACCTCATCAAGCGTGCCCGTGCCGGTAAGCTCACAGCCGATGACCACTCCGGTACCACGGTTTCCCTGACCAACCCCGGCGGAATCGGCACCGTGCACTCCGTGCCGCGTCTGTCGAAGGGGCAGGCTGCCATCATCGGCGTCGGCGCACTGGACTACCCGGCCGAGTTCCAGGGTGCCAGCGAAAAGATCATCGCGCACAACGCCATCAGCAAGGTGCTTACGCTGACCTCCACGTATGACCACCGCGTCATCCAGGGCGCAGGCAGTGGCGAGTTCCTGAAGCTGGTCCACCAGTTGCTTCTCGGCGCGCAGAACTTCTACGACGAGATCTTCGAGGCCCTGCGTATCCCGTACGAGCCCGTTCGCTGGAGCCCGGACCTGCAGGTTGACCCGGCAGACCAGATCAACAAGGTTGCGCGGATCCAGCAGCTGATCCACTCCTACCGTGTCCGCGGCCACCTGATGGCGGACACCGACCCGCTGGAGTACGTCCAGCGCAAGCACCCGGATCTCGATGTCCTGACCTATGGGCTCACCCTGTGGGACCTGGACCGCGAATGGCCCACCGGCGGTTTCGGCGGCAAGCCGATGCTGAAGTTCCGCGACATCCTGGGCGTGCTCCGTGACGCCTACTGCCGCACCACCGGCATCGAGTACATGCACATCCAGGAGCCGGAGGAACGCAAGTGGTTCCAGGACCAGCTGGAGCACGCGTACTCGAAGCCAAGCCGCGAAGAGCAGCTGCGCATCGTGTCCAAGCTCAATGCAGCCGAAGCATTTGAAACCTTCCTGCAGACCAAGTTCGTCGGTCAGAAGCGTTTCTCCCTGGAGGGCGGGGAGTCCCTGATCCCCCTCCTGGATGCGATCATCTCCGACGCCGCGGACGACGGACTGGACGAGGTAGCCATCGGCATGGCCCACCGTGGCCGCCTGAACGTGCTGACCAACATCGCCGGCAAGACCTACGCCCAGGTCTTCCGTGAGTTCGAAGGCACCCAGGATCCCCGTTCCGTACAGGGGTCCGGCGACGTCAAGTACCACCTCGGCACCGAAGGCACCTTCACCTCGGACAACGGCAAGGAAACCAAGGTCTACCTGGCCGCCAACCCGTCCCACCTCGAGGCCGTGGACTCCGTACTGGAAGGCATCGTCCGCGCCAAGCAGGACCGGCTGGACCAGGGCGAAGCCTTCCCAGTCCTGCCCATCATGGTCCATGGTGACGCGGCCTTTGCCGGCCAGGGCGTGGTTGCCGAGACACTGAACCTCTCCCAGCTCCGTGGCTACCGCACGGGCGGCACCATCCACGTGGTGGTCAACAACCAGGTGGGCTTCACCACTGCCCCGTCGTCGTCGCGGTCCTCCACGTACTCCACGGACGTCGCCAAGATGATCCAGGCTCCCGTGTTCCATGTGAACGGTGACGACCCGGAGGCCGTGGTCCGCATTGGCCAACTCGCCTACGAGTTCCGCCAGCGCTTCCACAAGGACGTTGTGATCGACATGGTGTGCTACCGCCGCCGTGGCCACAACGAGGGTGATGACCCGTCGATGACCCAGCCCCTCATGTACAACCTGATCGAAGCCAAGCGCTCCGTCCGCAAGCTGTACACCGAGTCGCTGATCGGCCGTGGGGATATCACCGAGGATGAAGCCGAGCAGCTGCTCCGCGACTACCAGGAGCGGCTGGAACGGGTCTTCGCCGAGACCCATGCTGCCCAGACCTCGCCCATTCCGATCGTCACCGCAGACTCCGCCGCGGTATCCGACATCGAGCGTCCCATCGCCCAGCAGTCTGACTCCGGCACCAACGCTCCGGCGTCCACCGCTATCTCCCCTGAGACCCTGGCCAGGATTGGCAAGGCGCACGTTGAAATTCCCGAGGGCTTCACCGTCCACGCCAAGCTCAAGCAGCTGCTCGAGAAGCGCGAACAGATGTCACGCGAAGGCGGCATTGACTGGGGCTTCGGCGAGATCGCGGCCTTTGGCTCGCTCATCATGGAAGGTGTTCCTGTCCGCCTGGCAGGCCAGGACTCCCGCCGCGGGACGTTCGTTCAGCGCCACGCGGTGTTCCACGACCGCGCCAACGGTAATGAGTGGCTGCCGCTGGGGCATCTCTCAGACAACCAGGCCAAGCTGTGGATCTACGATTCCCTGCTGTCGGAATATGCGGCCATGGGTTTCGAATACGGCTACTCCGTGGAGCGCCCGGATGCACTGGTGTTGTGGGAAGCGCAGTTCGGTGACTTCGTCAACGGCGCTCAGACGATCATCGATGAGTTCATCTCCTCGGCCGAGCAGAAGTGGGGCCAGCGGTCCTCGCTGGTGCTGATGCTGCCACACGGCTACGAGGGCCAGGGTCCGGACCACTCCTCTGCCAGGATCGAACGGTTCCTGCAGATGTGCGCTGAAGAAAACATGATCGTCGCCAACCCCACCACGGCGGCCTCGCACTTCCACCTGCTCCGCCGCCAGGCGTACAGCCGTCCGCGCAAGCCGCTGATCATCTTCACCCCCAAGCAGCTGCTGCGCCTCAAGGGAGCCGCGTCCTCCGTCGAGGACTTCACCACCGGCAGCTTCCGCACCGTCATCGGGGACCATGAGCAGCTGGCGGCGGACGCCGTCGAACGCGTACTGCTGGTGTCCGGCCGTCTCTATTACGATCTTCTGTCCACCCGGCAGAAGACCGATGATAAGACCACGGCGATCGTCCGCGTGGAGCAGCTCTACCCGCTCCCGCACGCGGAGATCGCAGCGGAGCTGGCCAAGTACCCGAACGCCGAAGTTGTGTGGGCCCAGGATGAGCCTGCCAACCAGGGACCGTGGCCATTTATGGGCCTGAACCTTCCGGGCGCGCTTGACCGTGCTGTCCGTCTGGTATCGCGTCCCGCATCGGCCTCCACGGCTGCCGGCTCCATGAAGCGGCACGCTGCCGAGCAGGATTCCCTCCTGAAGCAGGCATTTGCACGCAAGTAA
- a CDS encoding hemolysin family protein — protein sequence MSDWAGILWLIVLLLGNAFFVAAEFAVMSARRSQIEPLADAGSKAAQTTLRAMENVSLMLACAQLGITVCSLLILQVAEPAIHHLMGAPLEAVGLPMEIADVLAFGIALMLVTFLHVTFGEMVPKNISVSVADKAALLLAPPLMFVARLVNPVIVALNWSANHILKLLRIEPKDEVNSSFTLEEVQSIVQESTRHGLVDDDAGLITGALEFSEHTASHIMVPLDKLVMLKAATTPVEFEKAVSRTGFSRFPMLDDDSMLSGYLHVKDVLSIPETDYQHPIAESRIRSLANLALDDEIETAMSVMQRTGSHLARVIGPDGQTQGVLFLEDVIELLVGEIRDATQATGIRRLGQPNGE from the coding sequence GTGAGCGACTGGGCCGGAATACTCTGGCTGATTGTGCTCCTTCTGGGCAACGCGTTTTTTGTTGCTGCAGAGTTCGCGGTGATGTCAGCCAGGCGCAGCCAGATTGAACCCCTGGCCGACGCCGGGTCCAAAGCGGCCCAGACAACCCTGCGTGCCATGGAAAATGTCTCGCTCATGCTGGCCTGCGCCCAGCTGGGTATTACCGTCTGCTCCCTGCTGATCCTGCAGGTTGCCGAGCCTGCCATCCATCATCTGATGGGAGCGCCGCTGGAGGCGGTGGGGCTGCCGATGGAGATCGCCGACGTCCTGGCGTTCGGAATCGCCCTGATGCTGGTGACCTTCCTGCACGTGACCTTCGGGGAGATGGTGCCCAAGAACATCTCGGTTTCGGTGGCAGACAAGGCCGCCCTGCTCCTCGCACCGCCGCTGATGTTCGTTGCCCGGCTGGTCAACCCTGTCATCGTGGCGCTGAACTGGTCCGCCAACCACATCCTCAAGCTCCTGCGGATTGAGCCCAAGGACGAAGTGAATTCGTCCTTCACGCTCGAGGAAGTGCAGTCGATCGTTCAGGAGTCCACCCGCCACGGGCTGGTGGACGACGATGCCGGGCTGATCACGGGTGCGTTGGAATTCTCCGAGCACACGGCATCGCACATCATGGTGCCGTTGGACAAGCTCGTCATGCTGAAAGCGGCCACTACGCCTGTGGAATTCGAGAAAGCCGTCAGCAGAACCGGATTCTCCAGGTTTCCCATGTTGGATGACGACAGCATGCTCTCGGGCTACCTCCATGTGAAGGACGTGCTGTCAATCCCTGAGACGGACTATCAGCACCCCATCGCTGAGAGCCGGATCCGTTCGTTGGCGAACCTCGCCTTGGATGACGAGATCGAAACGGCGATGTCAGTTATGCAGCGCACAGGCTCACACCTGGCCCGGGTCATCGGCCCTGATGGTCAGACCCAAGGGGTGCTGTTCCTGGAAGACGTGATCGAGCTGCTGGTGGGCGAGATCCGGGACGCCACCCAGGCCACCGGCATCCGGAGGCTCGGCCAGCCGAACGGTGAATAG
- a CDS encoding hemolysin family protein yields MEWLLLAAGFLLIAGTGFFVAVEFSLIALDQATVQRAIDNGDAGAVPLLKCLKSLSTQLSSCQLGITMTTLLTGYVMEPSVGQLLEGPLAAVGVPEVAAASLSLVIAMALATLLSMLLGELVPKNMAIALSFPIGKALARPQLVFTAVFKPAIVVLNGFSNKVLNVFGLEAKEEISGARTPAELASLVRRSAAMGTLDAGTANFVARTLSFSARTAADVMTPRIRVETIDADQPVSDILDAARRTGYSRFPVIGESADDIRGLVHVKKAVAVPWDRRPNLEAGAIMTDVLRVPETIHLDALLAELREGNLQLAIVLDEYGGTAGIATLEDLVEEIVGEVADEHDKVRPGLLQSASGDWYFPGLLRPDELSEQIPGLTVPDEAAYETVGGYVMSELGRIAAVGDTVAVGGGTLSVTRMDGRRIDRICFQPAARDAEQASDDRTAP; encoded by the coding sequence ATGGAGTGGTTGCTCCTTGCGGCAGGATTCCTGCTGATCGCCGGCACCGGTTTTTTTGTCGCCGTCGAATTTTCCCTTATTGCCTTGGACCAGGCCACGGTCCAGCGGGCCATCGACAACGGTGACGCAGGGGCTGTTCCGCTGCTCAAGTGCCTGAAGTCCCTCTCAACCCAGCTCTCCAGCTGCCAGCTTGGCATTACGATGACCACGTTGCTGACCGGCTACGTGATGGAACCGTCTGTGGGCCAACTGCTGGAAGGCCCGCTGGCCGCCGTCGGCGTTCCCGAAGTGGCGGCGGCATCCTTGTCCTTGGTCATCGCGATGGCGCTCGCAACTTTGCTGTCCATGCTGTTGGGCGAGCTGGTACCCAAAAACATGGCAATTGCCCTGTCCTTTCCGATCGGTAAGGCATTGGCCCGGCCACAGCTCGTTTTCACGGCGGTTTTCAAGCCTGCCATCGTGGTGCTCAATGGCTTCTCCAACAAGGTGCTCAACGTGTTCGGCCTTGAAGCCAAGGAAGAGATTTCAGGGGCCAGGACCCCGGCTGAGCTGGCGTCCCTGGTGCGGCGTTCTGCTGCCATGGGAACGCTCGACGCCGGCACTGCCAACTTTGTGGCGAGGACTTTGAGCTTCTCCGCCCGAACGGCGGCCGACGTGATGACGCCCCGGATCCGCGTGGAGACCATCGACGCCGACCAGCCGGTCTCGGACATCCTGGACGCCGCGCGGCGCACCGGATACTCGCGATTCCCGGTCATTGGCGAGTCTGCCGACGACATCAGGGGACTGGTCCACGTGAAGAAAGCCGTGGCCGTGCCGTGGGACCGGCGCCCCAACCTGGAGGCCGGCGCCATCATGACAGACGTTCTCAGGGTGCCGGAGACCATCCATCTGGATGCCCTCCTGGCGGAACTGCGCGAAGGAAACCTGCAGCTAGCTATAGTGCTGGATGAATACGGCGGAACCGCCGGCATTGCCACCCTCGAAGACCTCGTGGAGGAAATCGTGGGCGAAGTTGCGGACGAACACGACAAAGTCCGGCCTGGCCTTCTCCAGAGTGCCTCCGGTGACTGGTACTTCCCGGGCCTTTTGCGACCGGATGAACTGTCCGAACAGATTCCTGGGCTGACAGTTCCGGACGAAGCTGCCTACGAGACTGTGGGCGGTTACGTCATGAGTGAACTGGGCCGCATCGCCGCCGTCGGAGACACTGTTGCGGTGGGCGGCGGGACGCTGAGCGTGACCAGGATGGACGGACGAAGGATCGACAGGATCTGCTTCCAGCCGGCTGCGCGTGACGCGGAGCAGGCTTCTGACGACAGGACCGCACCGTGA
- a CDS encoding metal ABC transporter ATP-binding protein codes for MRPVVSLRGASLQFGRRALWEDLDLDIRPGEFFAVLGPNGSGKTSFLKVLLGLQDLHSGRATLGDQPVERGSRLIGYIPQQKSFAPDTPMRARDLVGLGVDGHRWGMRLGISKANRRIDELLELVGASDYAKVPVGQLSGGEQQRLRVAQALATDPKVLLCDEPLLSLDLHHQQAVSALINKQCHEQNSAVVFVTHEINPVIDYVDRVLYLAGGRFRVGTPQEVMTTEVLSDLYGSHVEVIHANGRIIVVGLPDATTHHHADAHVTAGEVA; via the coding sequence TTGAGACCGGTGGTGAGCCTCCGCGGGGCGTCCCTGCAGTTCGGCAGGCGGGCGCTCTGGGAGGATCTCGACCTGGACATCAGGCCAGGCGAATTCTTCGCCGTTCTTGGCCCCAATGGGAGTGGAAAGACCAGTTTCCTTAAGGTGCTGCTTGGCCTGCAGGACCTGCACTCAGGCCGGGCCACCCTGGGCGACCAGCCAGTGGAACGGGGGAGCCGGCTGATCGGCTACATTCCCCAGCAGAAGTCATTTGCTCCGGATACACCGATGCGCGCCCGGGACCTGGTGGGACTGGGCGTGGATGGCCACCGCTGGGGCATGCGCCTCGGCATTTCCAAGGCAAACAGGAGGATCGATGAGCTCCTGGAACTCGTGGGAGCCAGTGACTACGCCAAGGTACCGGTGGGTCAGCTCTCCGGTGGCGAACAGCAGCGGCTCCGTGTTGCACAGGCCCTCGCCACCGATCCAAAGGTTCTCCTCTGCGACGAACCCCTGTTGTCCCTGGATCTGCACCACCAGCAAGCCGTCAGCGCCCTCATCAATAAACAGTGCCATGAGCAGAACAGCGCCGTGGTCTTTGTCACGCACGAGATCAACCCCGTCATCGACTACGTGGACCGGGTGCTGTATCTGGCCGGAGGCCGGTTCAGGGTGGGAACGCCACAAGAGGTCATGACCACAGAAGTCCTCTCAGATCTCTACGGCAGCCACGTTGAGGTCATCCATGCGAACGGACGCATCATCGTCGTCGGGCTTCCTGACGCGACCACGCATCATCATGCGGATGCCCACGTGACAGCTGGAGAGGTGGCCTGA
- a CDS encoding Fur family transcriptional regulator, with protein sequence MPYGTKADETTPSTPAAGGGKEQRVTKQRLAVSAALDELDDFVSTQELYRILQNQGVSVSLATAYRILQSLADDGLVDVLRNGEGEAVYRRCAVTGHHHHLLCRNCGKAVEVEAPAVETWAARTAVEHGYTDVAHTVEIFGLCPDCTARKAAGNL encoded by the coding sequence ATGCCGTACGGCACCAAGGCTGACGAAACCACGCCGTCCACCCCCGCAGCGGGCGGAGGCAAGGAACAGCGCGTCACCAAGCAGCGCCTGGCCGTCAGTGCTGCCCTGGACGAACTGGATGACTTCGTCAGCACCCAGGAGCTCTACCGCATCCTTCAGAACCAGGGCGTTTCGGTATCCCTCGCGACGGCGTACCGGATCCTGCAGTCCCTCGCGGACGACGGACTGGTGGATGTACTCCGCAACGGCGAAGGCGAAGCTGTGTACCGCCGCTGCGCGGTGACCGGCCACCATCACCATCTCCTGTGCCGGAACTGCGGGAAGGCCGTGGAGGTTGAGGCTCCCGCGGTGGAAACGTGGGCAGCACGGACCGCCGTGGAACACGGCTACACCGATGTGGCGCACACGGTGGAGATCTTCGGCCTGTGCCCGGACTGCACCGCCCGCAAAGCAGCGGGGAACCTCTGA
- a CDS encoding metal ABC transporter permease, whose protein sequence is MDADSIIGSIFSFENYGELLVLVQNSIWAGAVLGLLGGLVGTFVMKRDLAFAVHGISELSFAGAAFALLVGADIVFGSLVGSVAAALLLGLMGVRARDKNSIIGVIMPFGLGLGILFLSLYEGRAANKFGLLTGQIVSVDTVQLQALAGTAVVVMAALVVIWRPLNFASVDPELAEARGVPVRTLALVFMVLLGVSVALSIQVVGALLVLALLITPAAAALRVTSSPVAVVVLSVAFAMTATVGGILLALGGRIPISPYVTTLSFLIYVVCRIIGTVRANKGLNGRVLHAH, encoded by the coding sequence ATGGATGCCGACAGCATCATCGGATCGATCTTCAGCTTCGAAAACTACGGCGAACTGCTGGTCCTGGTGCAGAACTCCATCTGGGCCGGCGCGGTTTTGGGCCTGCTGGGTGGTCTCGTGGGGACTTTCGTCATGAAGCGCGACCTGGCGTTTGCCGTCCACGGCATCTCGGAGCTCTCGTTTGCCGGAGCGGCCTTTGCCCTGCTGGTCGGGGCTGACATTGTCTTCGGCTCGCTCGTTGGTTCGGTGGCGGCCGCGTTGCTGCTGGGCCTGATGGGCGTCAGGGCGCGCGACAAGAATTCAATCATCGGCGTGATCATGCCGTTCGGGCTGGGGCTGGGCATCCTGTTCCTGTCCCTGTATGAGGGCAGGGCCGCCAACAAGTTCGGCCTCCTGACCGGGCAGATCGTCTCGGTTGACACGGTCCAGCTCCAGGCACTCGCCGGGACAGCCGTGGTAGTGATGGCGGCGCTGGTGGTCATCTGGCGGCCATTGAACTTTGCCAGCGTTGATCCGGAACTGGCCGAAGCCCGCGGTGTCCCCGTCAGAACGCTCGCCCTCGTGTTTATGGTGCTGCTGGGGGTCAGCGTGGCGCTGTCCATCCAGGTGGTGGGAGCACTCCTGGTGCTGGCACTGCTGATCACCCCGGCGGCCGCTGCCCTGCGCGTCACGTCCTCGCCGGTGGCGGTGGTGGTGCTGAGTGTCGCTTTTGCCATGACAGCCACAGTGGGCGGGATCCTCCTCGCCCTGGGCGGACGCATTCCGATCAGCCCCTACGTCACCACCCTGTCATTCCTGATCTATGTGGTCTGCCGGATCATCGGGACTGTCCGCGCCAACAAGGGGCTCAACGGGCGCGTCCTGCACGCGCACTGA